From a region of the Pongo abelii isolate AG06213 chromosome 9, NHGRI_mPonAbe1-v2.0_pri, whole genome shotgun sequence genome:
- the RHOG gene encoding rho-related GTP-binding protein RhoG translates to MQSIKCVVVGDGAVGKTCLLICYTTNAFPKEYIPTVFDNYSAQSAVDGRTVNLNLWDTAGQEEYDRLRTLSYPQTNVFVICFSIASPPSYENVRHKWHPEVCHHCPDVPILLVGTKKDLRAQPDTLRRLKEQGQAPITPQQGQALAKQIHAVRYLECSALQQDGVKEVFAEAVRAVLNPAPIKRGRSCILL, encoded by the coding sequence ATGCAGAGCATCAAGTGCGTGGTGGTGGGTGATGGGGCTGTGGGCAAGACGTGCCTGCTCATCTGCTACACAACTAATGCTTTCCCCAAAGAGTACATCCCCACCGTGTTCGACAATTACAGCGCGCAGAGTGCAGTTGACGGGCGCACAGTGAACCTGAACCTGTGGGACACTGCGGGCCAGGAGGAGTATGACCGCCTCCGTACACTCTCCTACCCTCAGACCAACGTTTTTGTCATCTGTTTCTCCATTGCCAGTCCGCCGTCCTATGAGAACGTGCGGCACAAGTGGCATCCAGAGGTGTGCCACCACTGCCCTGATGTGCCCATCCTGCTGGTGGGCACCAAGAAGGACCTGAGAGCCCAGCCTGACACCCTACGGCGCCTCAAGGAGCAGGGCCAGGCGCCCATCACACCGCAGCAGGGCCAGGCACTGGCCAAGCAGATCCACGCTGTGCGCTACCTCGAATGCTCAGCCCTGCAACAGGATGGTGTCAAGGAAGTGTTCGCCGAGGCTGTCCGGGCTGTGCTCAACCCCGCGCCGATCAAGCGTGGGCGGTCCTGCATCCTCTTGTGA